In Granulicella mallensis MP5ACTX8, the sequence GATGAACGCGAGATAACGCGCCAACTGTCTGTCGGCAGTCTGCTGTCGATGCTTTCCAGTTAGTCCGCGTAAATAGATAATTGGCATAGGCCCGCAAGCGTCCGATTGAAACCACCTGCCGAAAGGATGAGGGAGACCTTCTGGCAGGTCTCTTTCATTATATTCGTAAAGATGAATATATAAATTTTCGTACTTGCTGCAGTCTCCCTCGATAGTGTCCGGTCTTGACGCCATCTAACCACCACCATTCTGCGGCGGCCCGATCAAGCGACCGCGTCAATTCCAAAGAGACTATCTGACAAACGAGCACGGATTTCTCAATTGGTACTTTCTCAACCATGACGCGACAGCGTACGGCCTCGCCTCTGGTTTCCGCCCGGAATACTTCGCCTATCACGCATGGGCCGAGGCCAACGACTACCTGCACTCCCTGCAGACCCGCAGGAGCACCAACTGCTACACCCTTCTCTGGCGCCAACTGCGTCACACGTCTTACCTTCGACGCTTTCTCGATGGCTCTACTCCGGCGACGGCACATGGACCAGCGTGAAGTCCATCAATGAGTTGTGCTTAATTCGGCCGCGATGTCCAGACGAGAATTCAGCATAATCCCAGTTGTCGGTACCCGCAAAGGGATATGTAACACTAACCAAAGCCATCTCTGGCTTTGAACCGCCGAATATTTGGGTTCTTAAGCGCCCGAGGTAGCGTGGGTGCGGCAATCTTGAAACTTGGGTCCAAACTTGGATCCAATCGCCCCAAATACCAGCTAAAACGGTGTACTACGACGCAACACCGGACTAGAAGAATCAATACGTTATAATATCCGCTTCGGTTTCGGGACCAGGAGGTCGGAGGGGAGGTTCGAATGTTCTCGCCACGACCATCTAAAGCCCACGTTTTCAACTAGCTAGAACCACGAGGGTTGTGGCTCCAGGCTCGATTTGACTTCATTCGGGTCCAATTGCCAATTCTTCGATCCGACCCACTGCATTTCACGAGCCCCATGAGACCGCGTAAATGCGATGCAACCGGGTCACCTCCGAAGAGGTATCAGCGCAGACAGCGAATCTAACTCTACAAATAGGAGTCAGAACGCCCAAACTTTAAGGTTTCCAATAAGGGATAAAAGGGTACTAAAACCAACGATTCCTAGGTACTTCATTCGACGGAATTCGCGGTATTTTCAATGCTTTATGCGAAGGCCCCAAAACTGCAAAACCTTTATGCGTCGGTTCGATCCCGACCCGCGCCTCCAAATCTTCTCAACAACTTAGAGCGACTTATCGAAGCTGTTTTTTGCCGGGGCAGCCAATAAGCGAAAAGCTCAGATTAGTCCCCTGCGTGGGCCGCCATGGGAGCAGAAAATCCGCCCCCCAACTGCCCACTCAGCGTTGCCGCCGCTAAGTCCGCCGACGCGTCCAGAACATGCGCGTAGACCCTAAGAAGAATATCCGGACGCGAGTACCCAGGCGTTGCTGCGCTGCCTTGAGCGGAACCCGCGCCTCCACCATCTGTGTCGCCCCCCAGTGCCGCAGGAGACGCCAGGTGATGTGCGGAAGGCCGAGTTCCCTCGCGGCGGGCTGAATCACCCTGCCGAGAAGATTATCGTGCCAGATCGGACCAGACTTCATTGTCTTGCCCTTCTTAATCCGATTCGGAAACATCCAATCCTCATCCTCCGCCTTCATCCTGGCCTTCAGGGCGAGCAGACGCTCAACGCATATACCTCACCAAATCTGCCAGTAAAACCTAGCCTTTTATTTAGACAATCGCATTCTTCTTGTTCTCTTCCAACTCCACGCCACAGGTCTCCGGCAATAAGAGAACCCCGAGAGTCATGAGCAGGTAGGCAGAGACTGCGAACAGGGCGATGGCATGGCCCAGACGCATGTGGATGGCGAAGAAGCCGACCAGCGCGGGGAATAAGGCGCCTACACCGCGGCCAAGATTGTAGGAGAAGCCCTGCGCGGAGCCTCGGATGGCAGTGGGAAAGAGCTCGGTGAAGAAGGCACCCATGGGGCTGAAGGAACCGGAGGGAAAGAAGCCGAGCGGGAAGCCGAGGAGCAGGGTGGCCGTGTCGCTAATGGGGACGATGGTGTAGAGAAAGATGGTGAGCGCGGAGAACGCAGCGAAGAGGATGAGGGTGAGTTTGCGGCCGAGCCTGTCGGCGAGATGGGCGCTGACAAGGTACCCGGCGAAGGATCCAAGGATGACGACCAGGAGATAACCGCCGGTGTGGGTAACGTTAAGGCCGCGCGCGTTGAGGTAGAGCGGGAGCCAGGTGTTGATGGCGTAGTAGCCACCCTGCGCTCCGAGCGCAACCAGGGAGGCGAGCGCGGTGGTGCGGAGAATTGCGGGCGAAAAGATTTTGAGAAAAGTGAGGTTGGAGCCCTTGTTCGTTGATGGATGGTTGGCGCGGAGGATGGTCGCCTCTTTATAGATCTCCGGCTCCTGGACATTCTTGCGGACGTAGACAGCGAGCACGACGGGAGCGAGGCCTATCCAGAACATGGCACGCCAGGCCATGTCAGGCGAGAGTACAGCGAAGAAGAGTGTATAGAAGAGCGCGGCGATTCCCCAGCCGATGGCCCAGCCGCCTTGCACGGTGCCTACGGCACGGCCGCGATATTTGGCACGAATGGTTTCGCCGATGAGGACGGAGCCGACGGCCCACTCGCCACCAAAACCGAGGCCTTGCAGACCACGAATAATGAAGAGCTGATTGAAGCTGTTAGTGAAACCACTGAGAAAAGTGAAGACTGCGAACCAGAGGATGGTTAAGCGAAGGATACGGACGCGACCGAAGCGGTCGGCCGCGAGGCCGGCGAGCCAGCCACCGACGGAGGAGAGCAGTAGAGCGGAGGTGCCGAGCAGCCCGGCCTGGCCCTTGCTGATGTGCCAGATCAGAATGAGAGACGGGAGCACGAAGCTGTAGACCATGACGTCCATGCCGTCGAGCATCCAGCCTGCGAAAGTAGCGACGAGTGCGGAGC encodes:
- a CDS encoding site-specific integrase, whose product is MKSGPIWHDNLLGRVIQPAARELGLPHITWRLLRHWGATQMVEARVPLKAAQQRLGTRVRIFFLGSTRMFWTRRRT
- a CDS encoding MFS transporter, encoding MSEPGITILPTRKKLWFLQLESEERSALVATFAGWMLDGMDVMVYSFVLPSLILIWHISKGQAGLLGTSALLLSSVGGWLAGLAADRFGRVRILRLTILWFAVFTFLSGFTNSFNQLFIIRGLQGLGFGGEWAVGSVLIGETIRAKYRGRAVGTVQGGWAIGWGIAALFYTLFFAVLSPDMAWRAMFWIGLAPVVLAVYVRKNVQEPEIYKEATILRANHPSTNKGSNLTFLKIFSPAILRTTALASLVALGAQGGYYAINTWLPLYLNARGLNVTHTGGYLLVVILGSFAGYLVSAHLADRLGRKLTLILFAAFSALTIFLYTIVPISDTATLLLGFPLGFFPSGSFSPMGAFFTELFPTAIRGSAQGFSYNLGRGVGALFPALVGFFAIHMRLGHAIALFAVSAYLLMTLGVLLLPETCGVELEENKKNAIV